Proteins from a single region of Antechinus flavipes isolate AdamAnt ecotype Samford, QLD, Australia chromosome 2, AdamAnt_v2, whole genome shotgun sequence:
- the PANK3 gene encoding pantothenate kinase 3, giving the protein MKIKDAKKPSFPWFGMDIGGTLVKLAYFEPIDITAEEEQEEVESLKSIRKYLTSNVAYGLTGVRDVHLELKDLTLFGRRGNLHFIRFPTHDLPTFIQMGRDKNFSTLHTVLCATGGGAYKFEKDFRTIGNLQLHKLDELDCLVKGLLYIDSVSFNGQAECYYFGNASEPERCQKMPFNLDDPYPLLVVNIGSGVSILAVHSKDNYKRVTGTSLGGGTFLGLCSLLTGCESFEEALEMASKGDSTQADKLVRDIYGGDYERFGLPGWAVASSFGNMIYKEKRESVSKEDLARATLVTITNNIGSIARMCAGNEKINRVVFVGNFLRVNTLSMKLLAYALDYWSKGQLKALFLEHEGYFGAVGALLGLPNFS; this is encoded by the exons CTTTCCCATGGTTTGGCATGGACATAGGAGGCACTCTTGTGAAACTTGCTTATTTTGAACCCATTGATATCACAGCAGAGGAGGAGCAAGAAGAAgttgaaagtttaaaaagtatccGCAAATATCTGACTTCTAATGTAGCCTATGGGTTGACTGGAGTTAGGGATGTTCATCTTGAACTGAAGGATTTGACACTCTTTGGCCGAAGAGGGAACTTGCACTTTATCAGATTTCCAACCCATGACCTGCCTACTTTTATCCAAATGGGGAGAGATAAAAACTTCTCAACATTACACACGGTGCTATGTGCTACTGGAGGTGGTGCTTACAAGTTTGAAAAAGATTTTCGCACG attggAAACCTCCAGCTGCACAAACTGGATGAACTTGACTGCCTTGTAAAGGGCTTGCTATATATAGATTCTGTCAGTTTTAATGGACAGGCAGAATGCTATTATTTTGGCAATGCCTCAGAACCTGAAAGATGCCAAAAGATGCCTTTTAACTTGGATGACCCATATCCACTTCTGGTCGTGAACATTGGTTCTGGAGTTAGTATTTTAGCTGTCCATTCCAAAGACAACTATAAGCGAGTTACTGGAACAAG cTTGGGAGGTGGCACATTTCTAGGTTTATGCAGCTTACTGACTGGCTGTGAAAGTTTTGAAGAAGCTCTTGAAATGGCTTCCAAAGGCGATAGCACTCAGGCTGATAAATTGGTCCGTGATATTTACGGAGGAGATTATGAGAGGTTTGGCTTGCCAGGATGGGCTGTAGCATCTAG CTTTGGGAACATGATTtataaggagaagagagaatCTGTGAGTAAAGAAGATCTAGCAAGAGCTACTTTAGTTACTATCACCAATAACATTGGTTCTATAGCAAGGATGTGTGCTGGTAATGAG aaaataaatagagtTGTCTTTGTTGGAAACTTTCTACGTGTCAATACCCTGTCAATGAAACTTTTGGCATATGCATTGGATTATTGGTCCAAAGGCCAGTTGAAGGCATTGTTTCTAGAGCATGAG GGGTACTTTGGAGCAGTTGGTGCTCTCTTGGGGCTGCCAAATTTCAGCTAA